ATCttagaaaatttcaaaaagtgACTAAATAATAATCTTTAAGAGACGCTGCATCACGATGACAATGTTAAACTCTTTAAGGCAGTTGTAAGTTGAGGAAGCTTGTCCGGAGCTCTCTGTTTgtaatctttctccaaaactttGGCCGCTAGAGATTGTAACTGTGACCCTTCTTTCTCCTCCTTGCTTTTCCCTTTCGTAATCTGTGTAATAGCAGAAGCGCACTGGAGAACAGGAGCAAAACTAAAATTTCAGGCATATAGCAATTAATAGTTTCGGAAAGAAGAATCCAGAGATCCTTATTTAGGTGAAGATCAAGACTATACGAAGGAAAACTGAAATCCTCTGAAGTAAAAACTAAACTTTCATAGCACCCAACAAAAACTAGGTTCAACCAACttccaaattaaaacaattatagtCAGTTCACAGACACAATAACTTGCAGTTGCCGAGGAGGACCACACAAAATTAATACTCATGGAAGATCTTACCAAGCATATACCAAAGAGCGCTCTTGTGTTTTTGCCTCCAGTTAAATCAATAGTAGACGCATAGTATTTCTTGGCAGTTTGGAGGTTTTCTAATCCACCAAGCGTATAAAGTACCTGACAATGCcacaaatcaaataaaagtaaGACTGTTACTGCGCTACTACACCTCAGCATGCAGTGTTTTCTGTGCCTTGTTTGTTACTAAAGGAGCAAAGACATGAGAGGAGGAGAAGAAtttatttgacaaaaaaaaaagtaatcacATTTCATCAAGAAGTTACTCACATCAGCATAAGCTAAATGGTAGAGTGGAACAGTAGGTTGAGATAATATCAACTCCTCGTAACAAAATGCTGCTTGTTTATACCTAATAGGAAGACAGAAAGCCAAAAGAAACAAAGGCAGATAAATAATTAGCAATATCAATGTTACCCTCGCGAGGGAAGATAAATGGTAGAATAAAAATCTAACATTTGCAGGGAGACGTATATTTCAGCCAGTTCTCTCCATGCATCATGGTCTGCCATGAATCTGTTACAAGAAGAATAATTCAGATATATGCAATATTTTCTTATGTAAATcagaaactattttttttagttatggaagaaaataaaacttttaacatTAGTCTCACGTTTCTAGATATTTATTAAGCCAATCAATAGCCACAGAAATGTTGCCTTGTGCCTTTGCCATTGCCACCCTCCTCTTATGGATGGCCTGCACAAAATCAAGACAACAAAAACGATAAACACTTTAGCTTTTTGGCTTTCTTTACACAGGACGCCTAGCCTGTTTAATGTAAAACCGAAAGATTAAAATCAAGTGGAAATAACAACACAAAAGAAGAAGCCAcaattatatgattttgtttCATCACACATAAGAGTAAATG
This portion of the Vigna unguiculata cultivar IT97K-499-35 chromosome 6, ASM411807v1, whole genome shotgun sequence genome encodes:
- the LOC114188874 gene encoding ER membrane protein complex subunit 2 produces the protein MVTKTEETQLNRLENQVDNGGGGAWDYLCLVRKLKVRRSEKVLKHGLSILNDPKQRSSLGADEWTLYEQVAVAAMDCQCLDVAKDCTKVLRKRFPDSKRVGRLEAMLFEAKGSWELAEKAYASLLEDNPLDQAIHKRRVAMAKAQGNISVAIDWLNKYLETFMADHDAWRELAEIYVSLQMYKQAAFCYEELILSQPTVPLYHLAYADVLYTLGGLENLQTAKKYYASTIDLTGGKNTRALFGICLCASAITQITKGKSKEEKEGSQLQSLAAKVLEKDYKQRAPDKLPQLTTALKSLTLSS